In the Passer domesticus isolate bPasDom1 chromosome 4, bPasDom1.hap1, whole genome shotgun sequence genome, one interval contains:
- the CCNG2 gene encoding cyclin-G2 isoform X2: protein MSSEALWLFKQLNLHLELEGRFQPREKGLSLIEAAAENENTLCPRQRNAKVEDLWSLTNFFGFATETFVLAVNILDRFLALMKVKPKHLSCIGVCCMQLAARVVEEECNIPSAHELIRISQCKCTVSDLKRMEKIISEKLHFEFKATTALTFLHLYHTIVLCHTSERKEVLNLDKLEAQLKACNCRLVFSKAKPSVLALCLLTLEVQTLKSVELLEILLRVQKHSKISDSDLLYWRELVSKCLADYSSPECCKPDHKKLVWIVSRRTAQNLQNSYYSVPELPTIPEGGCFNGSESEDSCEDMSSGEESLSSSPPSDLEGTFFFELKPKPKWQTLSCRS, encoded by the exons ATGAGCAGCGAGGCGCTGTGGCTTTTCAAGCAGCTGAACCTCCATCTGGAGCTGGAGGGGCGGTTCCAGCCCCGCGAGAAGGGGCTCAGCCTCATCGAGGCCGCCGCCGAG AATGAGAACACTCTGTGTCCAAGACAAAGGAATGCCAAGGTGGAAGATCTTTGGAGTCTGACCAACTTCTTTGGATTTGCAACGGAAACGTTTGTTTTGGCTGTCAACATTCTGGACAGATTCTTGGCTCTTATGAAG GTGAAACCCAAGCATTTGTCTTGCATTGGAGTGTGCTGCATGCAGCTGGCGGCCCGTGTGGTGGAGGAGGAATGCAACATCCCATCTGCTCACGAGCTCATCCGGATCAGCCAATGTAAATGCACTGTGTCCGACCTGAAACGGATGGAAAAGATAATTTCAGAAAAGTTGCACTTTGAATTTAAAGCTACTACTGCCTTAACCTTCTTGCACTTGTACCATACAATTGTACTCTGTCATACCTCAGAAAG GAAAGAAGTGTTGAATCTGGACAAGTTGGAAGCACAGCTAAAAGCTTGTAACTGCCGTCTAGTGTTCTCTAAAGCAAAA CCATCTGTCCTGGCCTTGTGCCTTCTCACTCTGGAAGTTCAGACTCTGAAATCTGTTGAGCTGTTGGAGATCCTTCTGCGTGTTCAAAAGCATTCAAAG ataagtGATAGTGACCTACTTTACTGGAGGGAGCTGGTCTCTAAATGCCTGGCAGATTATTCTTCTCCTGAATGCTGCAAGCCTGATCACAAAAAGCTAGTTTGGATTGTTTCGAGGCGTACAGCCCAAAACCTACAGAACAGTTACTACAGCGTTCCCGAGTTGCCAACGATCCCAGAGGGTGGATGTTTCAATGGGAGTGAGAG TGAAGACTCCTGTGAAGACATGAGCAGCGGGGAAGAAAGCCTTAGCAGTTCTCCTCCAAGTGATCTGGAAGGCACCTTCTTCTTTGAACTCAAACCTAAACCCAAGTGGCAAACTCTCAGCTGTCGCTCTTAG
- the LOC135298530 gene encoding growth-regulated alpha protein-like, with translation MGAPLLPWLLLLLLLLSHPAHAAILEVNGNLSCRCAKTTSEYISPKKYESIEIRPVGSSCRRTEIIIKLRTSGKVCVNPEAPWVKKLLKRIASTKKK, from the exons ATGGGAGCCCCCCTGCTCccatggctgctgctcctgctgctgctgctgtcccacccTGCCCACGCAG ccATCCTGGAGGTGAACGGGAACCTGAGCTGTAGGTGTGCCAAGACAACCTCGGAATACATCAGTCCCAAGAAATACGAGAGCATTGAGATAAGGCccgtgggcagcagctgcaggcgcACGGAGATCAT CATTAAGTTAAGAACCTCAGGGAAGGTGTGTGTGAATCCCGAAGCCCCCTGGGTGAAGAAGCTGCTGAAGCGCATTGCCAGCAC gaagaaaaaatag
- the CCNG2 gene encoding cyclin-G2 isoform X1: MSSEALWLFKQLNLHLELEGRFQPREKGLSLIEAAAENENTLCPRQRNAKVEDLWSLTNFFGFATETFVLAVNILDRFLALMKVKPKHLSCIGVCCMQLAARVVEEECNIPSAHELIRISQCKCTVSDLKRMEKIISEKLHFEFKATTALTFLHLYHTIVLCHTSERKEVLNLDKLEAQLKACNCRLVFSKAKPSVLALCLLTLEVQTLKSVELLEILLRVQKHSKISDSDLLYWRELVSKCLADYSSPECCKPDHKKLVWIVSRRTAQNLQNSYYSVPELPTIPEGGCFNGSESTPNPFQDVRACFSPACRGVMTPLCCLQKWAKRTILSPCISSKSCIFI; encoded by the exons ATGAGCAGCGAGGCGCTGTGGCTTTTCAAGCAGCTGAACCTCCATCTGGAGCTGGAGGGGCGGTTCCAGCCCCGCGAGAAGGGGCTCAGCCTCATCGAGGCCGCCGCCGAG AATGAGAACACTCTGTGTCCAAGACAAAGGAATGCCAAGGTGGAAGATCTTTGGAGTCTGACCAACTTCTTTGGATTTGCAACGGAAACGTTTGTTTTGGCTGTCAACATTCTGGACAGATTCTTGGCTCTTATGAAG GTGAAACCCAAGCATTTGTCTTGCATTGGAGTGTGCTGCATGCAGCTGGCGGCCCGTGTGGTGGAGGAGGAATGCAACATCCCATCTGCTCACGAGCTCATCCGGATCAGCCAATGTAAATGCACTGTGTCCGACCTGAAACGGATGGAAAAGATAATTTCAGAAAAGTTGCACTTTGAATTTAAAGCTACTACTGCCTTAACCTTCTTGCACTTGTACCATACAATTGTACTCTGTCATACCTCAGAAAG GAAAGAAGTGTTGAATCTGGACAAGTTGGAAGCACAGCTAAAAGCTTGTAACTGCCGTCTAGTGTTCTCTAAAGCAAAA CCATCTGTCCTGGCCTTGTGCCTTCTCACTCTGGAAGTTCAGACTCTGAAATCTGTTGAGCTGTTGGAGATCCTTCTGCGTGTTCAAAAGCATTCAAAG ataagtGATAGTGACCTACTTTACTGGAGGGAGCTGGTCTCTAAATGCCTGGCAGATTATTCTTCTCCTGAATGCTGCAAGCCTGATCACAAAAAGCTAGTTTGGATTGTTTCGAGGCGTACAGCCCAAAACCTACAGAACAGTTACTACAGCGTTCCCGAGTTGCCAACGATCCCAGAGGGTGGATGTTTCAATGGGAGTGAGAG CACACCAAATCCTTTTCAAGACGTCAGAGCATGTTTCTCACCTGCTTGCAGAGGTGTCATGACACCACTCTGCTGTCTCCAAAAATGGGCCAAACGCACAATTCTGTCCCCTTGCATCAGCAGCAAGTCGTGCATCTTCATTTGA
- the LOC135298529 gene encoding alveolar macrophage chemotactic factor 2-like isoform X1: MAVRAALLLAALLLSHRPGDTGEPPLCPRVALGLLRLSGLGVGDGGTMGVPVGGVMPWPCAPPAILEANGKLSCRCLKSTRAFIPPERYSSIEVWPVGSSCRRPEVVIKLKSLKRVCVDPDTPWMKKLLQDLPHLRKKKAPR, from the exons ATGGCTGTGcgggcagccctgctgctggccgcgctgctgctgtcccaccgCCCCGGGGACACAGGTGAGCCTCCCCTGTGCCCGCGGGTGGCCCTGGGGCTTCTGAGGCTTTCCGGCCTTGGGGTGGGCGATGGTGGGACGATGGGTGTGCCCGTCGGCGGGGTGATGCCATGGCCGTGTGCCCCTCCAGCAATCCTGGAAGCCAACGGCAAGCTGAGCTGCCGCTGCCTCAAGAGCACGCGAGCCTTCATCCCGCCGGAGAGGTACAGCAGCATCGAGGTGTGGCccgtgggcagcagctgccggcGCCCCGAGGTGGT GATTAAGCTCAAGAGCCTGAAGAGGGTCTGCGTGGATCCCGACACGCCTTGGATGAAGAAACTCTTGCAGGACCTCCCTCACTT gaggaagaaaaaggctCCCCGCTGA
- the LOC135298529 gene encoding C-X-C motif chemokine 6-like isoform X2, producing MAVRAALLLAALLLSHRPGDTAILEANGKLSCRCLKSTRAFIPPERYSSIEVWPVGSSCRRPEVVIKLKSLKRVCVDPDTPWMKKLLQDLPHLRKKKAPR from the exons ATGGCTGTGcgggcagccctgctgctggccgcgctgctgctgtcccaccgCCCCGGGGACACAG CAATCCTGGAAGCCAACGGCAAGCTGAGCTGCCGCTGCCTCAAGAGCACGCGAGCCTTCATCCCGCCGGAGAGGTACAGCAGCATCGAGGTGTGGCccgtgggcagcagctgccggcGCCCCGAGGTGGT GATTAAGCTCAAGAGCCTGAAGAGGGTCTGCGTGGATCCCGACACGCCTTGGATGAAGAAACTCTTGCAGGACCTCCCTCACTT gaggaagaaaaaggctCCCCGCTGA
- the LOC135299911 gene encoding growth-regulated alpha protein-like — protein MRLLLLALLLLLSSSVPAGGLSLESLLTNMRCKCIKSTAHVVNLGLILTIDVTPPGIHCRRKEVILTLKKNRRVCVAPEAPWIQLLIHKLMQRNGIKKALPRLRREAPCCRSPWRPPTPSLPLATSQESPVMNPSWDSSDTTPLP, from the exons atgcggctgctgctgctggccctgctcctgctcctgagcagCTCGGTGCCGGCGGGCG gtCTGTCTCTGGAGAGCCTGCTGACCAACATGAGGTGCAAGTGCATCAAATCCACCGCCCACGTCGTCAACCTGGGGCTGATCCTCACCATCGACGTTACCCCGCCGGGCATTcactgcaggaggaaggaggtCAT CCTCACCCTGAAGAAGAACAGGCGGGTGTGCGTGGCCCCCGAGGCGCCCTGGATCCAGCTGCTCATCCACAAGCTGATGCAGAG GAACGGCATCAAAAAAGCGCTGCCGCGGCTGCGGCGGGAAGCACCGTGCTGCCGGAGCCCTTGGAGACCCCCCACCCCGTCCCTCCCACTGGCCACATCCCAGGAATCCCCGGTTATGAATCCCTCGtgggacagcagtgacacaaCCCCCCTGCCCTGA